TCGTCGTCGCCGCGTCGATCGGATCGCTCATTGCCGAAGGCTACCTCGTGCAGCCGAGGCGGCGTCGCCGTGAAGCCGAGTGCACGGCCGCCGGGTACGCGTCGGTGAGCTCTCGGTACGACTTGGCGGTCGCCCGGTGGCACTCGTCGATGATGACGAGGTCCGCCTTGGGACGAGCGCGGTACCGAAGCGTGTCGACGCTCGCGACCTGGATACCGGCCGCCGGGCGACGTCGCGGGTCCGCCGCCATCACGACGCCGACGTCGGCCTCGTCGAGCCCATAGCCGAGGAGCTTCGCGTACGCCTGGTGAATGAGCTCGCGCCGGTGCGCGACGATGAGCACGGCGGAGACCGCGCCCCCTCGCTTGGGTCGCGAGGTGCGCGAAGAGGACGGTCTTCCCGCTCCCCGTCGGCGCGACCACGAGGATCCGACGCGCCCCGTGAAGGATGCGCGACTGGACCTCGTGGGCCGCAGCCAACTGGTAGTGCCGAAGACAGAGTTCTCCCTTCACGCCGACGCTCGACATGCAGACCTCCAAGACGCGCGCTCGTGCCGACGCGCTCGATGCGTGGCGTTACCGACGGTTCACGCGAAGCCACTCGACGCACACGAACTCGTCGTCGCGCGTGCAGATGCCGCTGTCGTCGTAGGAGACGCAGCGCTTCGACCCCGGGAGGGGCTGGTAGTGCGGACAGGTGAAGGGCGAGGCGACGGCGGGAGCAGCGACCACCGGCAGCTGCTCAAGCCGCGTCTTTCGGTTCATCGCCGTCCTCGCCGGAGTCGTTCTCGGGGATGCTCTCGAGGAGGAGCTCGAAGAGCGCATCGGCGAGCACGTCGACGAGGTCGTCGTACTTCGTTCGCTCGTTCATTGGCACCTCCCCGGAGACCGATGACGTCCTTGCGCGGTCGAAGCCGATCCGGCAGGACTGGTAGTAGCCGAGGATGGTCCGGACATCGTCCGGCAGCTCCGCCCCAAACTTGGAGAGGAGCTGTCGGAAGATGGTCTCGGCCTCGCTATGGAGAAGGCCGCGGTCCACGGCTACACCGCGAACGGGTCGATGGCGGATTCCTTCGCGCCGTTGCTGCTCTTGTGCGCCCCCTCCAGCTTGAGGAGGAACTGGAGCGCCGCCGGCATGCGATCGTTCGGCAGATCGCGAACGCGCTCGATGCGGAACTCCTGGAGGAACATGTCCGCCTCCGAGCGAGGGAGCGCACGCAGCCGATCGGCGAACTGCCGGGCGACGTCGAGATCGATGAGCTTCCGGTCCGTCGCTCGTCTCGGCCTCGTCCGTCCCCGCCGACATCTGGGCGAGATCGTGCGCCGACACGTGGGAGAGCTTCGCGCGGAGCGCGTCGTCGATCTTCTCCTCGGGGAGGATCGTGTACTTCGTCTTCGGGTCCTTCGGCTTGCCGTGCCGCTTGATCTCGAAGAGCCACTTGTCGAGGCCGTACTTCTCGCGAACGTTCACGAGATCGCGGAACCACTGCGTCCCGCCCTCCACGATCTTCATGGTCCCCTCGGACGGGACGTAGAAGTTCAAGGCGACGCGGAGGCTCGGCGTCTTCGCCGTCGCGCCGGGCGGCGGACCGTCGGCGGTGGCCTCGACGTACTTCTCCCCGTCCCAGTAGACCTCGCGAGCGTACGGCTCCCCGCAGAAGACGCCCACGACCGCGTCGCCGTCGTTCTGGAGGCGCACGAAGATGCTCCCCTGGGTGGCGTGCTTGTCGGCGAGGCTCTTGGCTTTGTCCCATGCGTTGTTCATGTGTCGGTTCCTTTCTTCGTCGTGGTCAGGCGGAGATCTGCTTCAGCTCGTCGCGGAGGCCGGCGAGGGCCCGTTCGCGGCGCTTGTAGAGAGCGAAGGCGGCCCGCTCGCGGGCGCGGGGCCGGGCGTTCGGCTGCATGCGCGCCGTGAGGTGCGTCAGCGGCTCATCGCCGAGAGACGCGAGCACGGTGACCCCGTGGCGCTCCTCGATCGTGCGAAGCGCGTCGCGAAGGACGACGGCGTCCTCGGCGCTGGCCGACGGATCTTCGACCTCGAAGAGCTCGTCGAAGCGAGGCGTGGTCTCGGCTCGGAGCGCGCGGAAGAAGTGACGGCGCGTGCGCCAAGCGAGCGAATCGATGCCACGCGTCGGATCGCACTCGGAGAGGGCCAGCACGAAGGACGAGAGCGCGATCTGCTCGCGATCCATCGACGACCGTGCGCGCCCGCAGAGGCTCGAGAGCAGCGGCCAGTACGCGAGCACCAGCGCCGACGAGAGAAGCGACGAGGGCTCCTCTTGGTGGGCGACGAGGAGCGCCTGCGCGATGGCGCGTCGCCCGGTCCAGTCGGCGCCGCCGGCGTCAGCGAGACGCCGTGCGAGATCCGCCGTCGTCTCGATTGCGGCGAGCGCCGCGTGCTTGGCGCGCGTTCGCTGCCAGGCGTCGTTCCTCGTTCCACTTCGCGCCGGAGCGCGGCCTCGTCTCTTTCAGCCCATGTGACCGGCCCTCTGCAGGTCGAGCGCGGGCCGCCTCCGTGGTGGGGCGCGGCCTCCGTCTGCCTGCGCCCTCCTTGGTGAAATCTCACCACCGTCGATGTCGATTTCTGGGGCACGCGGCTCACGGGCCTGGATTCACCGCTCCGACGGGCTCCGAAGCGCGTCGCTTTTCTCAGAAGGCCGGTGGTGAAATTTCACGGGCGTCGTCGTCCGGCGACGGGTAGGCGGCGAACTGCGAACGCCACCCACCCTTGGCGTACGGCGCGAACGGATCGCCCTCGAGGCCGAAGGCGTCCTTGAGGTGCGCGCGCAGCGTGGAGACCTGGCGCTTCACCGTGGCCGCGTCCCCGCGCCACCGGAGCGTGCCGCCGCCCTCGCAGAGCGCCATGAGGAGCTCCCACGCGCGCGTGGGCTCGCGGTTCTTCTCGGAGGCCATGCCGAGGTCCACGTACGTGAGCCGCTTGTGCGTGCCGCCGCTGCGGACGCTGACGGTGTGGCTGCCGACGCGGTAAACGCGGAGATCTCGCCACGACGCTTCGCTCGGCAGCGGGAAGACGCGCTGCGGCACTGACCGAGCGGGCCCGGCGTCGCCGGGGCCTCGTGCGACCGGACGAGCAGCTGCCCGCCGGCGATCGCGAGCTCCTCCCCGAGGACGGCCATCTCCACCCGCTTTCCTGCGCCGCAGCGCTGAGCGAGGAAGGCGTCGAGTTCCTCGTCGCCGTCGGCAGCAGCACCCGCGTCGCGCGCGTCATCGCTCGCGCGCGAGCACGAACTGCAAGAGATCGTGCCCGTCCGGCTTCTCGGAGAGGAACACCTCGCGACCGCGTGCCTGTCCGATCGCCCACAAGCCGAACGCGCCGGGCAGATCGTACGAGATGGCGCCATCGAGCCCGTACGCGCGCCGAAGGAGATCGACCCATGCGCGACGGTTCAGCCCATGCAGCTGCGTCTGCTCCTCGGTCAGCTGGACGCTGACGCAGCTTCGACGGTCCCCGCACACGGCGAGGTATGGGCGCGCCTTGTTGCGCGGCACGGGCACGATCACACGAGGGCAGCTCTTGCCGCCGCTCGGGCACGGGTAGGTGTCAGCCTGGCCGGCGGGCTCGAGTACGCTCTCGCGGCAAAGAAGCTCGAAGGCCTCGTCGCCAATCGCGCTCGCGTACAGGTGCGTGTGGAGTTTGCAGTCCCAGGAGTCCTCGAAGAGCCGGAGGAACCTCTTCATTCAGGCTGCCTCCTTCGGGACAGCCCGGAACCCTCGCTTTCGTAGGAAGGCCCTGACGACATCGGGCGCGATGCGCCGGTCGTACGAGAGCGTGTTGGGGAGGGACACCTCCACCTTGAGCGGGCGCGCACGCCCCGCGACGCCGAGGGCGAACCGCATATGGGCGATCGTGCCGCTGCGAATCACCTCGCGCTCGTGCCTCGACTGCAGCTCCTTCGAGAGATCGTCCCCCTTGAAGAACACGGTCGCGTGCCGCGGTCGTTCGATGACGAGCTCGCGCAGCGTGACGCTTCGGAGGCCGTCGACCCCCTCGATCGAGAGCGCGGCCGGGCCCTCTTCCTGGATCGGCGCCCCAGTGAACACGGAGCGCGGCTGAAAGTGGTCGGCGTGGCCGAAGTAGACCTCGCCGATCGCGCGGCGGTAGAAGTTGTTCTCGATCGCGAACTGCGCGTTCACGCAGAGCTTGTGCGTCCGCGCGTCGTAGATGACGAGATCGTGCTTGTCGGGGATGTACGAGAGGTTCGTGCGCTTGCATTCGTCCTCGGAGATCACCGTGCGGCGCTTCTCGGGGCGGCCGTGCACGATGTGGAAGTTGAACTCCGTCGGCGTCTCGACGATCTCGATCTCGACGTAGCCCGTGCGGTGACGCCCGGAGAACCAGCCGCGCATGGCCTCGAGCAGTCGCTCCTTGCGCGTTCGCGAGCTGAGCGACGGAGGCGCGCTCGGAGGCTGGCCGCAGAACTCGACGAAGCGTGTGACGCGCTCGGTGCCGAGCGCCGGCGCCGCCGCTTGGAAGACGTCGCGATGATCGGAGATCGTGAACGCCAGATCCGCCGTCGACAGGCGCTTCGCACCCGCGAAGAGATCGAGCTGCTCGGTGCCCGCCTGCGCGAGCATGTCGTCGTGGTTGTCCTCATCGGCGAGCGCTTCGATCTGCAGGAGCGCGTCGACGAGGTCGTCGGGAACGTCCTCACCGGCGAGCAGCCGATGGAGGCGCGCGATGGTCGCCGGCAGTCGTCGAGGGCGAGATTGGCGCCCGAGAGGAAGGCCGCGTGGGGCTTGAGGAGCCGCGCTAAGAGCGGCGGGCTCACGCCCTCGAGGATGGACAGAGATGAACGATTTCGAATGTTTTCGCTGCCTGGCTCCGGGCTGGTGTTGCGTCATTGAAGGCTCCCTTCGATAACTTCTCCCTCCATTCCGACCACTGAACAAGCGTTTAGTTCTCCACAGGACCCAAGTCCATGGAAGGGGCCCGGTTTCGAGAATCTCTCCACCGGATGTCCAATCGCGGCGCCTCGTCTGCCTTTGTCTCGGGGCATGAGCCGCAATCGACTTGATGATGTTCCGAACCAGAGCGTGTGTCTCCACGGAAGGAGACACGACCATAGCCAAGAAGATCGATCCCCTGCAGCGCGAGCTGCTCTCTCGACGAGATGAGCGTTGGTGAGCTCGTCGAGAAGTTTCCGCAGCGTGTTCGGCAAGGACACGCGCACGCGGAACCGCCCCTACCTCGTTCGGAAGATCGCCTGGCGCCTGCAGGAGCGCCGAGGGCGGCCTCTCCGATCGCGCGAAGGCGCGTCGCCGAGCTCGCGCGACCGCGCTGCTCCGTCACGTCGCGCCGCGCGTGAAGCCGGCCGAGGAGGCCGAGTCCGACGGTCGCGATCCGAGCCTGCCGAAGCCCGGCACGGTGATCCGCCGCGAGTACAACGGCAAGGAGTACGCGGTGACGGTCCACGAGACCGACTTCGAGTACCGCGGCAAGCGCTACGCGAGCCTCTCGAAGATCGCCAAGGACATCACCGGCACCCACTGGAATGGGTGGCTCTTCTTCAACCTCGCGACGCGCAAGCGTGGAGCCGCAGCATGAGCGACATCCCCTTCTACCGAACGCAGATGGGCCACCGCTCCTACGAGCACACGATGCCGGAGCTCGTGAGGCAGCTCACGCGCCTCAACGCGATCCTCGAGCGCGAGCTCGCCGAGCGCACCGGTCAGCCGACACCCGCCGCGCCCGAGGAGGACCATGCGAAAGGCCAGCCCTGAGAAGGTCAAGGTCGCGGCGAAGCGCTGCGCGATCTACACCCGCAAGTCGACGACGAACGGGCTCGAGCAGGAGTTCAACTCGCTCGATGCGCAGCGCGAGTCGTGCGAGGCGTACGCGCGCAGTCAGGGCTGGGTGCTCGTCGAGACTCGCTACGACGACGGCGGCTTCACCGGCGCCAACGTGGAGCGACCGGCGTTCCAGCCTGCTCGCCGACGTCGACGCGAAGCGTGTCGACGTGGTGGTCGTCAAGGTCGACCGCCTCTCTCGCGCTCGCTGCTCGACTTCTCGAAGGTGATGGACCGCTTCAACGAGGCGGGCGTCGCCTTCGTGAGCGTGACGCAGAACTTCTCGACCGCCGACGCGATGGGTCGCTTGACCCTCAACATGCTGATGTCATTCAGCGGAGTTCGAGCGCGAGATGATCGCCGAGCGGACGCGCGACAAGATCCACGCGGCGCGAAAGAAGGGGAAGTGGACAGGCGGGCCAGTGCCCTACGGCTACGACGTACGGAACGGAAAGCTCTTCGCGAACGAGCTCGAGGCCGTCGTCGTCCGCGAGATCTACGACGGCTACCTCCGGCATCGCTCGCTCGTGCGGATCCTGGACGAGCTCCGCGCGAAGGGCCGAACGCCGAAGCACTACACGACGAAGACGGGTACCGTCGGCGGCGCGAGCACGTGGACGGTCGCGAACGTGCTCCGCATCCTCAAGAGCCCCCTCTACATCGGCAAGATCACGATCGGCGATGCCGTCTACGACGGCGAGCATGCGGGCCTCATCCCGCTGGCCATCTTCCAGAAGGTGGCCGCAATCCTCGGCGAGAACGCGCCGATGACGAAGAGCGTGCAGCGCGGCTACATGCTGCGCGGCGTGCTCCGCTGCGGCGTGTGCAATTCGTCGATGACGCCGGCGAGCGCCTACAAGGGCAAGCGCGAGTACCGCTACTACCCCTGCACGAAGCGCGATCGCGAAGGGCGCGGCGCGTGCCCGACGCGGCCGCTCCCGGCGCAGGGCGTCGAGGCGTTCGTGGTCGAGCGCCTCGGGCAGATCGCGGGCGACGCGAAGCTCGCCCACCGCGTGACCGTCGGCGTGCAGGCGCGCGTGACGAGCGCGCAGGAGAAGCTCGAAGCCGAGCATCGCGAGCTGCCGCGCCACATCGGGCAGCTGTCGGCCGAGACGAAGACGCTGGTGGCCTCCATGGGATCGATGGGCGAGGCCGGTCGCGTGGCGCTCTCCGGGCCGGCTCGATCAGGTGGCGCAAGCGAGGTCCGCGCCGAGGCCGAGGGGACGGCGACGACGCTCGCCAGCTTCGAGAAGCTCTGGGACAAGCTCACCGAGGAGAACCGGTCGCGCCTCATCGCGTCGCTCATCGAGCGCGTCTCCGTGAACGAGGGGACGAACGCCATCCGCATCCAGCTCGTCGACCACACGAAGCAGATCGACCATGCCGCCTGACGGGCTCGACGTGGAGATGCCGTTCTACCGGCGCGGCGGGCTCGCGAAGACGCGGTTCGCCGAGGAGCCGGAGCCCGCGCCGGCGATGCGGCCGCTCCGCGTGGCGCAGATGCTCGCGCTCGCGTACGAGATGGATCGGCTGATCGAGATCGGCATCGTCGCCGACCGCGCCGAGATGGCGCGCGTGACCGGCTTCGGCGACTCGCGCGTCAGCCAGATCATGAACATCCTCTGGCTCGCGCCGGACATCCAAGGAGGCGTTGCTCGTCACGGAGATCGCCGACGGACGCGATGGGGTGACCGCGAAGGAGCTCATGCCGATCGCGCGGTGCCCGTCGTGGGCCGAGCAGCGGCGACGATTCGCTCGGCTGGCCCGGTCATGAGTCGGTCGCCAAGCCATCGTCCAGTTGCCTGTAGGTCGATGGACACCCCTGATGTTACGATGGAAAGCGATGATCTTCGACGCGCCACAACCAATGGAGTCATTCCGGCACGGGCGTGTCCCGCCCGCAGCGGTGGGCTCGTGACGCTGCAGACCGACCTGCCGCGCGAGAGGGCCAAGCACGTGCTGTTCGATCGACAGCGGCAGATGCTGGCACTGCTCGCCGCGCTCCGGGGCGCGGGGAATCTCGACTTTCAGAAGCTGCTCTTCCTCTACTGCCAAGAGTCGGGTGTCACGCCGCCCTACGAGTTCGTGCCGTACAAGTTCGGAGCGTTCTCGTTCACCTCCTATGCCGACCGACGCAAGCTCATCGAGCGCGGCTTCCTTGCCGACGATGAGCAGCACTGGGCGCTCACGGACGCGGGACGAAAAGCGCTTGGTCGGGCGGAAACTGGACGGCTCGCCAGGTTCACGCGCGGGCTTCGTGGTACCCGCGGGGACGCGCTTGTCGCCGAGACGTATCGCCGCTTTCCCTACTACGCGACGCGGAGCGAGATCGCTGAGCGAGTGCTTCGTGGCGATAGCGCAGCGCTCGCACGGATCGAGGCGGCACGGCCCGCCGTGAAGGCTGCCGCCGTTTCCACGATCGGCTACGAGGGGCGGACGCTCGAGAGCTACTTGAACGAGCTCCTTCGCTCGGGAGTGACGTTGCTCTGCGACGTTCGTCGGAATCCGATCAGCCGCAAGTATGGGTTCTCGAAAGGCACGCTCGGGAAAGGCTGCGAGGGCGTTGGCATTCGGTACGAGCACGTTCCCGAGCTTGGGATCGCATCCGAACAGCGCCAGAGTCTCGAAACGCAGGCCGACTACGACGCCCTCTTCGCCGAGTACGAACGAGACAGCCTCCCACTGCAGGGGCCGGCTCTCGCGAAGATTCGGGCGGGGGTTCGATCCGGCGAGCGGGGGGCGTTGACCTGCTACGAGCGCGTGCCGAGCCAGTGCCGCCGGCACTGCGTGGCCGAGGCGCTCGAGCGCGAGTACGGAAAGGGGCTTCGTCGCCAAGCATCTGTGAGGGGGAACGGGGATGAGCAAAGAGGCGCGTTCTGATCACCGTGAAGACGTACCCGACGCTCTCGCGGAAGTACGGCGAGACGGTCTGCACGGCCGGCGTTCGCGAAGACGGCAGCTGGGTGCGCATCTATCCGGTGCCCTTCCGACGCCTCGACGAGAATGAGCAGTACAGTAAGTACTCCTGGGTCGAGTGTCGGCTGGAGCGGAACACCGTCGACGTGCGCCCCGAGACCTACCGGCCCGTGGATCAGCGCGAGCTCGTTCCCGTCGGCGAGATTGGGACCGACCACAACTGGCGTGAACGCCGGGAGATCCTGCTCAAGAAGGCCCGCGTCTACGACAACCTCGAGGAGTTGATCTCGGGCGCGAAGGCGAATCGGATCTCGCTCGCCGTCTTCAAGCCCGCGCGCATCCTCGACTTCGTCGTCGAAGACGACGAGCGCGAGTGGGACATCGACAAGGTGCGCGAGATGCGCGAGGCCTCGCGGCAGCACGAGCTGTTCGAGGACAACACCTGGCGCGAGACCTTCAAGGTCATCCCGAAGATGCCCTACAAGTTCTCGTACAAGTTTGAGGACGCGGCCGGGAAGAAGAGCGAGCAGCAGATCCTCGACTGGGAGATCGGCGCCCTCTACCGGAACTGCGTGCGCCGCGCGAACGGCGACGAGCGCACGGCGATCGCGAAGGTCCGCCAGAAGTACATGGACGAGTTCCTCCAGAAGGACCTCCACCTGTTCCTCGGCACGACGCAGCAGTGGCACCAGGTGGCGCCGAACCCGTGGGTCATCGTCGGCGTCTTACCGATCCCCCACGAGAAGCAGCTCGGTCTGTTCTGACGCGACAGCCCTTGTCGCTTGTGCTGCTCTCCAGCGTGCCGTTGACCGGTCACGTACCTACCCGGCTTCCAAGACGGTGACATCGCCGAACGCCGATTCCGCCGGCCGTTACCACGCGGTTTCCACCGCCCGTGTCCCGCCTTGTCCTCTCGCGTCCCGTCACGACCCATCCGGCGGCAACGAACCCGAAGAGCCTTCTTCTGGCGGAGAAGGAGAGATTTGAACTCTCGGTGGACTTGCATCCACGGCGGTTTTCAAAGCCCTGCCCTCCTTCGAACGACGTCGCTGAGCGCTCGCCCCTGAACCCACAGGATCAGGCTGAAAAGCCAGCCTGGTCGCGTGGTTGGAACTTCCTCGTGGAGGTTCGGGTGGCGATCGCGAACGCGACGCTCGTGGACAGAATGCGAC
The DNA window shown above is from Myxococcales bacterium and carries:
- a CDS encoding DEAD/DEAH box helicase family protein, with amino-acid sequence MLIVAHRRELIHQAYAKLLGYGLDEADVGVVMAADPRRRPAAGIQVASVDTLRYRARPKADLVIIDECHRATAKSYRELTDAYPAAVHSASRRRRLGCTR
- a CDS encoding DUF488 domain-containing protein, whose translation is MESDDLRRATTNGVIPARACPARSGGLVTLQTDLPRERAKHVLFDRQRQMLALLAALRGAGNLDFQKLLFLYCQESGVTPPYEFVPYKFGAFSFTSYADRRKLIERGFLADDEQHWALTDAGRKALGRAETGRLARFTRGLRGTRGDALVAETYRRFPYYATRSEIAERVLRGDSAALARIEAARPAVKAAAVSTIGYEGRTLESYLNELLRSGVTLLCDVRRNPISRKYGFSKGTLGKGCEGVGIRYEHVPELGIASEQRQSLETQADYDALFAEYERDSLPLQGPALAKIRAGVRSGERGALTCYERVPSQCRRHCVAEALEREYGKGLRRQASVRGNGDEQRGAF